The following proteins are encoded in a genomic region of uncultured Vibrio sp.:
- the nagE gene encoding N-acetylglucosamine-specific PTS transporter subunit IIBC, whose amino-acid sequence MNILGYAQKLGKALMLPIATLPIAGLLLRLGQPDVLDIAFMAQAGNSIFSNLPLLFGLGIAIGLSKDGQGAAGLAGAVAYFVLKATAETIDPSVNMSFFGGIIAGIIAGHSYNAFHATRLPEWLAFFSGKRLVPIMAGLFALAAGAVGGIVWPTIQGGLDALAHAISTSGAIGQFVYGTLNRALIPVGLHHVLNSFFWFGMGSCQEIVIAGASAAGQALPTVQQLCVDPALAKTLVVGQTHTFEFANSVTPEITATVKEVTETIKSGDLHRFFGGDKGAGTFMNGFFPIMMFGLPGAALAMYFAAPVEKRHQVGGALFSVAFCSFLTGITEPLEFMFMFLAPALYAMHAVFTGLSLVVANMLGTLHGFTFSAGLIDYWLNFGLATKPLLLGVVGLGFGALYFFTFSFAIRAFNLKSPGREDDGETEAAPAGEAKSGDLARQYLKALGGHENLTAIDACITRLRLTLKDRSVADEAVLKKLGAKGVVKLGENNLQVILGPLAEIIAGEMKAIGANEDLSGVKLP is encoded by the coding sequence GTGAATATTCTCGGATACGCGCAGAAGTTGGGTAAAGCTCTTATGCTTCCTATCGCGACCTTGCCAATCGCAGGCTTGTTACTGCGTTTGGGTCAGCCGGATGTACTTGACATCGCGTTTATGGCACAAGCAGGTAACTCAATTTTTTCTAACCTTCCATTGTTATTTGGCCTGGGTATTGCGATCGGTTTGTCAAAAGACGGCCAAGGTGCTGCAGGTCTTGCTGGTGCGGTTGCGTACTTTGTGCTCAAAGCTACAGCGGAAACAATTGATCCATCAGTTAACATGTCATTCTTTGGCGGTATCATCGCCGGTATTATTGCTGGCCACTCTTACAATGCTTTTCACGCAACCCGTCTTCCAGAGTGGTTGGCATTCTTCTCTGGTAAACGTCTAGTACCTATTATGGCTGGCCTTTTTGCTCTCGCTGCTGGTGCTGTTGGTGGTATTGTATGGCCAACGATCCAAGGCGGTCTAGATGCACTCGCTCATGCTATTTCAACTTCTGGTGCTATCGGTCAGTTTGTATACGGTACGCTTAACCGTGCGCTGATTCCTGTCGGTCTACACCACGTACTAAACTCGTTCTTCTGGTTCGGCATGGGTTCATGTCAGGAAATCGTAATTGCAGGTGCTTCAGCTGCGGGTCAAGCTCTCCCAACAGTACAGCAGCTTTGTGTTGACCCAGCGTTAGCTAAGACGCTTGTTGTTGGTCAAACTCACACATTTGAATTCGCTAACTCTGTAACACCTGAAATCACTGCAACAGTGAAAGAAGTGACTGAGACAATTAAATCTGGTGACCTACATCGCTTCTTTGGTGGTGACAAAGGTGCTGGTACATTCATGAACGGCTTCTTCCCAATCATGATGTTTGGTCTACCAGGTGCGGCTCTGGCGATGTACTTTGCCGCTCCTGTTGAAAAACGTCACCAAGTGGGTGGTGCATTATTCTCAGTTGCATTCTGTTCGTTCCTAACGGGTATCACAGAGCCACTAGAATTCATGTTCATGTTCCTAGCGCCTGCTCTATACGCGATGCACGCAGTGTTCACTGGCCTGTCGCTCGTTGTTGCTAACATGCTTGGTACGCTGCACGGCTTCACATTCTCTGCTGGTCTGATTGACTACTGGTTGAACTTCGGTCTAGCGACTAAACCTTTATTGCTTGGTGTTGTTGGTCTTGGTTTCGGTGCTCTATACTTCTTCACATTCAGCTTCGCAATCCGCGCGTTTAACCTGAAATCACCAGGTCGCGAAGATGATGGTGAAACTGAAGCTGCTCCAGCGGGTGAAGCGAAGAGCGGTGACCTGGCTCGCCAATACCTGAAGGCTCTAGGTGGTCACGAGAACCTAACTGCAATCGATGCTTGTATTACTCGTCTACGTTTGACACTAAAAGACCGTTCTGTAGCAGATGAAGCAGTACTGAAAAAGCTTGGTGCGAAGGGTGTTGTGAAACTAGGTGAGAACAACCTGCAAGTTATCCTTGGTCCTTTGGCAGAGATTATTGCTGGTGAAATGAAGGCAATTGGTGCTAACGAAGATTTGTCTGGTGTGAAACTACCATAA
- the glnS gene encoding glutamine--tRNA ligase, protein MSEADARPSNFIRQIIDKDLADGKHTSVHTRFPPEPNGYLHIGHAKSICLNFGIAQDYQGQCNLRFDDTNPEKEDIEYVESIKKDVNWLGFEWSGEVCYSSNYFDKLYEYAIELINKGLAYVDELSPEQIREYRGTLKAPGKPSPYRDRSVEENLAKFEQMRAGEFEEGKACLRAKIDMGSSFMVMRDPVLYRVRFATHHQTGDKWCIYPMYDFTHCISDALEGITHSICTLEFMDNRRLYDWVLDNITIECRPHQYEFSRLNLEYTVMSKRKLNQLVTEKLVNGWDDPRMPTVSGLRRRGFTPASIREFCKRIGVTKQDNMIEFSSLESCIRDDLNENAPRAMAVLDPVKVVIENFEEGKVESLSLANHPNKPEMGEREVPFTREVWIEREDFREEANKKYKRLVLGKEVRLRGAYVIKAERVEKDAEGNITTIFCTYDADTLGKNPADGRKVKGVIHWVSADKALPAEVRLYDRLFTVPNPAAAEDFATTINPESLVVINGFVEPSLASAQAEKGYQFERMGYFCADSKDSSADKLVFNRTVGLRDTWAKIEAK, encoded by the coding sequence ATGAGTGAAGCTGATGCTCGTCCATCAAACTTTATTCGCCAGATCATTGATAAGGATCTAGCGGATGGCAAACACACTAGCGTGCATACTCGATTCCCGCCGGAGCCGAATGGTTACCTGCACATCGGTCATGCTAAGTCTATCTGTTTGAACTTCGGTATTGCTCAGGACTACCAGGGTCAATGTAACTTACGTTTCGACGATACAAACCCTGAAAAAGAAGACATCGAATACGTTGAGTCTATCAAGAAAGATGTAAACTGGTTAGGCTTCGAGTGGAGTGGTGAAGTATGTTACTCATCAAACTACTTCGATAAGCTTTACGAATATGCAATTGAATTGATTAATAAAGGCTTAGCGTATGTAGATGAGCTAAGTCCAGAGCAGATTCGCGAATACCGCGGCACACTAAAAGCGCCAGGTAAACCAAGCCCGTATCGTGATCGCTCGGTAGAAGAAAACCTGGCGAAGTTCGAACAAATGCGCGCAGGTGAATTCGAAGAAGGTAAAGCTTGTCTTCGTGCGAAGATTGACATGGGCTCTTCATTCATGGTTATGCGTGATCCGGTACTATACCGTGTTCGTTTTGCGACTCACCATCAAACAGGTGACAAGTGGTGCATTTACCCAATGTACGACTTTACTCACTGTATCTCTGATGCGTTAGAAGGTATCACTCACTCAATTTGTACGCTTGAGTTTATGGATAACCGTCGTCTTTATGACTGGGTACTAGACAACATCACCATTGAATGTCGTCCGCATCAGTACGAATTCAGCCGTCTAAACCTTGAATACACAGTAATGTCTAAGCGTAAGCTGAACCAACTAGTGACGGAAAAACTGGTAAACGGTTGGGATGACCCGCGCATGCCAACAGTTTCTGGTTTACGTCGTCGTGGCTTTACTCCGGCATCAATCCGTGAGTTTTGTAAACGCATCGGTGTGACTAAGCAAGACAACATGATCGAGTTTAGCTCGCTTGAATCTTGTATTCGTGACGACCTAAACGAAAATGCACCACGTGCAATGGCTGTACTCGACCCGGTAAAAGTGGTTATTGAAAACTTTGAAGAGGGTAAGGTAGAAAGCCTATCTCTTGCTAACCATCCGAATAAACCTGAAATGGGTGAGCGCGAAGTACCGTTTACGCGTGAAGTTTGGATTGAACGTGAAGACTTCCGTGAAGAAGCGAACAAGAAGTACAAGCGTTTGGTTCTAGGCAAAGAAGTACGTCTGCGAGGTGCTTACGTGATCAAAGCTGAGCGTGTTGAAAAAGACGCAGAAGGCAACATCACTACGATTTTCTGTACTTACGACGCTGATACACTCGGTAAGAATCCAGCGGATGGTCGTAAAGTCAAAGGTGTAATCCACTGGGTATCAGCGGATAAAGCACTGCCAGCGGAAGTTCGTCTGTATGACCGCTTATTCACAGTACCCAACCCTGCTGCAGCTGAAGATTTTGCTACGACGATCAACCCTGAGTCACTTGTTGTGATCAATGGCTTCGTAGAGCCGAGTTTAGCGTCTGCACAAGCAGAAAAAGGTTACCAGTTTGAGCGTATGGGCTACTTCTGTGCGGATTCGAAAGACTCAAGTGCAGACAAGTTAGTGTTCAACCGCACTGTCGGTCTTCGTGATACTTGGGCGAAGATTGAAGCGAAATAA
- a CDS encoding alpha/beta fold hydrolase: MSALLNYKQEGQGQTVVLIHGLFGSLSNLGLLARDLVQDYNVISIDLRNHGLSFHSDTHTYTDMAQDVAKLLHHLNIEPAIIIGHSMGGKVAMKLVDIAPQLVQQLVVLDIAPVAYTTNRHENVFNGLQAVIAQKPTSRQQAMDVLAQHVEIDGVRQFLSKSLYKDGDKMAWRFNVKSLLENYAEIIGWQEIAPIEIPTLFIKGGESDYLMPEHQPAVQRQFKQAKAHIIANTGHWLHAEKPAEVMRVIRKYISG, encoded by the coding sequence ATGTCAGCATTACTCAACTATAAGCAGGAAGGCCAAGGCCAAACAGTTGTTTTGATTCACGGATTGTTTGGTAGTTTAAGTAATCTGGGCCTTTTGGCTCGTGACCTTGTCCAAGATTACAATGTGATCAGTATTGATCTGCGAAATCATGGTCTTTCGTTCCACTCGGACACACATACTTACACCGATATGGCACAAGACGTTGCCAAATTGCTTCACCACTTGAATATTGAACCAGCGATCATTATCGGGCATTCCATGGGCGGAAAAGTCGCGATGAAGCTCGTAGACATCGCCCCACAATTGGTGCAGCAGTTAGTCGTACTGGACATCGCTCCTGTTGCCTACACGACAAATCGTCATGAAAACGTGTTTAATGGTCTGCAAGCCGTCATTGCCCAAAAGCCAACAAGCCGCCAGCAAGCGATGGACGTACTCGCTCAACATGTGGAGATCGATGGTGTAAGGCAGTTTCTTTCGAAGTCGCTGTATAAAGACGGAGATAAAATGGCATGGCGCTTTAACGTCAAAAGCCTGTTGGAAAATTACGCCGAAATTATTGGCTGGCAAGAGATAGCACCTATTGAGATCCCAACCCTATTTATTAAGGGTGGTGAATCAGACTATTTAATGCCGGAGCATCAACCTGCCGTCCAGCGACAGTTTAAGCAAGCCAAAGCACATATTATCGCCAATACAGGGCATTGGTTACATGCAGAAAAGCCAGCAGAAGTCATGCGAGTGATCAGGAAATACATTTCGGGTTAA
- the fcrX gene encoding ferric iron uptake transcriptional regulator FcrX, protein MSDNNQALKDAGLKVTLPRLKILEVLQQPDCQHISAEDLYKKLIDLGEEIGLATVYRVLNQFDDAGIVTRHHFEGGKSVFELSTQHHHDHLVCLDCGEVIEFSDDLIEERQKEIAAKYNVTLTNHSLYLYGKCGDGSCKDDPNAHKPKK, encoded by the coding sequence ATGTCAGATAATAATCAGGCGCTGAAAGACGCGGGTTTAAAAGTAACCCTTCCAAGGCTAAAAATTCTAGAAGTACTTCAGCAGCCAGACTGCCAGCACATCAGTGCTGAAGATTTGTACAAAAAGTTGATTGATCTAGGTGAAGAAATCGGTCTAGCAACCGTTTATCGAGTACTAAACCAATTCGACGATGCTGGGATTGTCACTCGCCACCACTTCGAAGGTGGTAAGTCTGTCTTCGAACTGTCAACTCAACATCACCATGACCACCTAGTGTGTCTAGATTGTGGTGAAGTTATTGAGTTTTCAGACGATCTTATCGAAGAACGACAAAAAGAAATTGCTGCTAAGTACAACGTGACTCTGACTAACCATAGCCTTTACCTATACGGTAAATGTGGCGATGGTAGTTGCAAAGACGATCCAAACGCACACAAGCCAAAGAAATAA
- a CDS encoding Nif3-like dinuclear metal center hexameric protein produces MNNLKLEQILNDKLSPQLIKDYAPNGLQVEGTSAVNRIVTGVTASQALINKAVELNADALIVHHGYFWKGEPEPIRGMKGNRIRSLIKNDINLYGYHLPLDIHPDLGNNVELARLLEIDVEGGLEGHPQSVAMFGRLKKPLTGAEFASKINQILDRAPLHIAPDNADKMIETVGWCTGGGQDFIELAVQHGLDAFISGEISERTTYTAREMDIHYFSAGHHATERYGIKALGKWLADEYGLQVEFVDIDNPV; encoded by the coding sequence ATGAATAACTTAAAGCTAGAACAGATTCTTAACGACAAACTGTCACCACAGTTAATTAAAGATTATGCCCCTAACGGATTGCAGGTAGAAGGTACGTCAGCAGTCAATCGTATCGTCACTGGTGTGACGGCTTCACAGGCTTTGATCAATAAAGCCGTTGAGCTTAATGCTGATGCATTGATTGTCCATCATGGGTATTTCTGGAAAGGCGAACCTGAGCCCATTCGTGGTATGAAGGGAAATCGCATCCGTAGCTTAATTAAAAATGATATTAACTTGTACGGATATCACCTTCCGCTTGATATTCACCCGGACCTTGGTAACAACGTTGAGTTGGCAAGACTGCTGGAAATTGATGTTGAAGGTGGTCTGGAAGGTCATCCCCAGTCAGTGGCGATGTTTGGCCGTTTGAAAAAGCCGTTAACAGGTGCTGAATTTGCGAGCAAGATAAATCAGATACTTGACAGAGCACCTCTGCATATCGCCCCAGATAATGCAGATAAGATGATCGAGACCGTAGGTTGGTGTACTGGTGGCGGGCAAGATTTTATCGAGCTGGCTGTTCAGCATGGATTGGATGCCTTTATCTCTGGTGAAATATCTGAGCGTACCACTTATACTGCGCGAGAGATGGACATTCATTATTTCTCGGCGGGACATCATGCTACAGAGCGGTATGGTATCAAAGCGCTTGGTAAGTGGTTGGCTGATGAATACGGTTTACAAGTCGAGTTCGTGGATATTGATAATCCGGTTTAG
- a CDS encoding DUF1853 family protein, whose translation MNQLQRFYDWIASSPPLFQLQPPFATLEDLSVTPLCESEEYTGNPRLGFLYQHLCTTALANSYRYQVIADEIQLNDANGRTIGAVDLVLQNTESGQMEHWEVAIKFYLLHQGIWYGPNAHDQLHIKLDRMLSHQLKMSERPEFQQILPLETPPEERLLMQGRLYINPFSSETTPTECLGYEINTSQISGHWCYQSQWDLITKPLYHLSKPCWAMGTDDFSHPIEKPSGRFKHAQTEDGEFWFIVPDNWPGQR comes from the coding sequence ATGAATCAACTGCAACGCTTTTATGATTGGATCGCATCATCACCACCACTTTTTCAATTGCAACCACCGTTTGCAACACTAGAAGATTTATCCGTTACTCCCTTATGTGAGTCAGAAGAATACACAGGTAACCCTAGACTCGGCTTTCTCTACCAGCACTTATGCACCACTGCGCTTGCTAATTCTTATCGCTACCAAGTAATCGCGGATGAAATTCAGTTGAATGACGCCAATGGAAGAACCATTGGCGCTGTGGATTTAGTTTTGCAAAATACTGAGTCTGGTCAAATGGAACACTGGGAAGTTGCTATTAAATTCTACCTTCTTCATCAAGGCATTTGGTACGGGCCCAATGCCCATGATCAATTACATATAAAGCTGGATAGAATGCTCAGTCATCAATTGAAGATGAGTGAAAGACCAGAGTTTCAGCAAATACTGCCTCTCGAAACCCCACCAGAAGAGCGTCTGTTGATGCAAGGCCGCCTCTATATTAATCCGTTTTCATCGGAGACAACGCCAACGGAGTGTTTGGGTTATGAGATTAATACCTCTCAAATAAGCGGGCATTGGTGCTACCAAAGCCAGTGGGACTTGATTACAAAGCCGCTTTATCATCTGAGCAAACCTTGCTGGGCGATGGGTACCGATGACTTTTCCCACCCTATTGAGAAACCGTCGGGCCGATTTAAGCATGCACAAACTGAAGATGGTGAGTTCTGGTTTATTGTGCCAGATAACTGGCCCGGGCAACGTTGA
- a CDS encoding DUF2788 domain-containing protein — protein sequence MLYDYMDMLESIGLDLLFAAIFFFIGMAIKDVLKQGNVPVFGRRIVWLVLFLGCAGFIAKGIIQLTWEGSGLG from the coding sequence ATGCTCTACGACTACATGGATATGCTCGAATCTATCGGGCTCGATCTTCTTTTTGCTGCTATCTTCTTCTTCATCGGGATGGCAATAAAAGATGTGCTAAAGCAAGGCAATGTACCTGTTTTTGGTCGTCGTATTGTATGGTTAGTCCTTTTTCTAGGCTGTGCTGGTTTTATCGCGAAAGGGATAATTCAGCTAACGTGGGAAGGCTCGGGGTTAGGCTAA
- a CDS encoding DUF4442 domain-containing protein: protein MDKRIAKIYKPGIIKFGLNLWPPFWGAGIKILHISDDFRLVKVRLKLNWWNKNANRTQYGGSIFSLTDPIYSMMLIGILREEYYVWDKEASINFIKPGHSDLFADFEISQGMIEEIFKKTRNGDKWFPEFIIHVKDRDGNVVSEVKRKLYVRKKPQYREEEVTTEAS, encoded by the coding sequence ATGGATAAGCGGATTGCCAAAATTTATAAGCCAGGAATCATAAAATTTGGACTCAATCTTTGGCCCCCATTCTGGGGAGCTGGAATCAAAATTTTACATATTTCTGATGACTTTCGTTTAGTTAAAGTACGTTTGAAGCTGAATTGGTGGAATAAAAACGCCAATCGAACTCAATATGGGGGAAGTATCTTTTCTCTTACGGATCCCATTTATTCGATGATGCTGATTGGGATTCTCCGTGAGGAATATTATGTCTGGGATAAAGAAGCGAGCATTAACTTTATCAAACCGGGGCATAGTGACTTGTTTGCAGATTTTGAAATCTCACAAGGGATGATTGAAGAAATATTTAAAAAAACGCGTAATGGTGATAAATGGTTCCCTGAGTTTATTATTCATGTCAAAGATAGGGACGGGAACGTGGTGTCTGAAGTAAAACGCAAGCTGTATGTTCGTAAAAAGCCTCAGTACCGAGAAGAAGAGGTCACAACGGAAGCTTCCTAA
- the seqA gene encoding replication initiation negative regulator SeqA: MKTIEVDEDLYRYIAGQTKHIGESASDILRRLLNLDGQLQAVEAAPVVEKPQGIVVSKDAGKAEQVDTVKEMRSLLISDEFADLKKAIDRFMLVLSTLHKLNPEGFSQATNVKGRKRVYFADNEETLLANGNTTKPKAIPETPFWVITNNNTCRKRQMVEQVMTHMGFQPDLIEKVTGSI; this comes from the coding sequence ATGAAAACAATTGAGGTTGATGAGGATCTATACCGTTACATTGCTGGCCAAACTAAGCATATCGGTGAAAGTGCCTCAGATATTTTGCGACGCCTTTTAAACCTTGATGGTCAGTTGCAGGCAGTGGAAGCTGCACCTGTAGTAGAGAAGCCACAAGGGATTGTAGTAAGTAAAGATGCAGGTAAAGCCGAACAGGTTGATACAGTGAAAGAAATGCGTTCACTGTTAATCTCTGATGAGTTTGCTGATCTTAAGAAAGCGATTGATCGCTTCATGTTGGTTCTATCAACATTACATAAGTTAAATCCAGAAGGATTCTCGCAAGCGACAAATGTGAAGGGACGTAAGCGCGTCTACTTTGCGGATAATGAAGAAACCTTGCTGGCTAACGGCAATACAACCAAACCTAAAGCTATTCCAGAAACTCCATTTTGGGTTATCACCAATAATAATACCTGCCGTAAGAGACAGATGGTTGAACAAGTGATGACACACATGGGTTTCCAACCGGACTTAATAGAAAAAGTAACAGGTTCAATATAA
- the pgm gene encoding phosphoglucomutase (alpha-D-glucose-1,6-bisphosphate-dependent): protein MAMHPRAGQKAQQEDLHNIPALVANYFLLQPDATNPEHKVQFGTSGHRGTADKHTFNENHILAIAQAVAEVRAEQGTTGPLFVGKDTHALSEPAFSSVIEVLIANGVKVIVQQDNGYTPTPGISHAILTYNIKHDEKADGIVITPSHNPPQDGGIKYNPTHGGPAEAELTQAIEDRANALIAEGLTGVKRLPLQDAKASDLFVEVDLVKPYIDDLVNVIDMEAIQKANLKIGVDPLGGSGIDYWRQIGKAYNLDLTLVSEAIDPSFQFMSLDKDGVVRMDCSSPYAMAGLLALKDEYDLAFGNDPDYDRHGIVTPKGLMNPNHYLAVCIDYLYRHREAWGKDVAVGKTLVSSALIDRVVADLGRELCEVPVGFKWFVDGLYTGKFGFGGEESAGASFLRKDGTPWSTDKDGILLCLLAAEITAVTGKNPQEYYEELAAKHGESKYNRIQAVANGPQKDVLKKLSPEMVSAETLAGDAITARLTHAPGNGAAIGGLKVTTENGWFAARPSGTEDIYKIYCESFKGEEHLKQIEAEAQEIVNQVFAAAGL from the coding sequence ATGGCTATGCACCCTCGTGCTGGGCAAAAAGCGCAGCAGGAAGATCTTCATAATATTCCGGCGTTAGTTGCTAACTACTTCTTACTTCAACCTGATGCAACTAACCCAGAACATAAGGTTCAATTCGGTACATCAGGTCACCGTGGTACTGCAGACAAGCATACCTTTAATGAAAATCACATCTTAGCCATTGCACAGGCGGTTGCAGAAGTCCGTGCAGAGCAGGGCACGACAGGGCCACTGTTTGTCGGTAAAGATACCCACGCACTATCAGAGCCGGCTTTTTCTAGTGTTATTGAAGTATTGATTGCGAACGGTGTAAAAGTGATCGTTCAGCAAGACAATGGCTACACACCAACCCCAGGTATCTCTCATGCTATTCTGACTTACAACATCAAACACGATGAAAAAGCGGATGGCATTGTGATTACCCCATCGCACAACCCCCCACAAGACGGTGGTATCAAATACAACCCGACTCATGGTGGACCTGCGGAAGCGGAATTGACTCAGGCGATTGAAGACAGAGCTAATGCGCTGATCGCCGAAGGACTAACAGGTGTGAAGCGTCTGCCACTACAAGATGCAAAAGCGTCTGACTTGTTTGTGGAAGTCGACTTAGTAAAACCCTATATCGATGATCTGGTTAACGTGATCGATATGGAAGCGATTCAAAAAGCCAACCTAAAAATTGGTGTTGATCCACTAGGCGGCAGCGGTATCGACTACTGGCGCCAAATTGGCAAAGCTTACAACCTAGACCTTACTCTGGTTAGTGAAGCGATTGACCCATCATTCCAATTTATGTCACTGGATAAAGATGGCGTGGTCCGTATGGACTGTTCTTCACCATACGCAATGGCGGGTCTGTTGGCGCTGAAAGATGAATACGATCTGGCGTTTGGTAATGACCCGGATTATGACCGCCACGGTATTGTTACACCAAAAGGTTTGATGAATCCAAACCATTACCTAGCGGTATGTATCGACTACCTATACCGTCATCGTGAGGCATGGGGTAAAGATGTCGCTGTTGGTAAGACACTGGTTTCGAGTGCACTGATCGACCGTGTTGTGGCGGATCTTGGTCGTGAGCTGTGTGAAGTACCCGTTGGCTTTAAATGGTTTGTTGATGGCCTTTACACGGGTAAGTTCGGTTTTGGTGGTGAAGAAAGTGCGGGTGCTTCTTTCCTACGTAAAGATGGCACGCCGTGGTCTACTGACAAAGATGGCATCTTGCTTTGCCTATTAGCGGCTGAAATTACAGCAGTGACGGGTAAGAACCCGCAAGAGTACTACGAAGAGCTGGCAGCGAAGCATGGAGAATCTAAGTACAACCGTATCCAAGCAGTAGCGAACGGTCCGCAAAAAGACGTGCTGAAAAAGCTGTCTCCGGAAATGGTCTCTGCAGAAACATTGGCTGGTGATGCAATCACCGCTCGACTCACTCATGCTCCAGGTAATGGTGCGGCGATCGGCGGTTTAAAAGTCACTACAGAAAACGGTTGGTTCGCAGCGCGCCCATCTGGTACGGAAGACATCTACAAAATTTACTGTGAAAGCTTCAAAGGTGAAGAACACCTAAAACAGATCGAAGCCGAAGCACAAGAGATTGTTAATCAGGTATTTGCAGCCGCTGGTCTGTAA
- the fldA gene encoding flavodoxin FldA, producing the protein MASVGIFFGSDTGNTEAVAKMIQKQLGKQLVHVQDIAKSSKEDIDNFDLLLLGIPTWYYGEAQCDWDDFFPELEQIDFSTKLVAIFGCGDQEDYAEYFCDAMGTVRDIVESKGGTILGHTSTEGYEFEASKALVEGDDSQFVGLCIDEDRQPELTDERVESWVKQIYEEMCLAELEG; encoded by the coding sequence ATGGCAAGTGTAGGTATCTTCTTCGGTAGCGACACAGGTAATACTGAAGCCGTTGCAAAGATGATTCAAAAGCAACTAGGTAAGCAACTGGTTCACGTTCAAGACATCGCGAAAAGCAGCAAAGAAGACATTGATAACTTTGATCTTCTACTTCTAGGTATCCCGACTTGGTACTATGGTGAAGCTCAGTGTGATTGGGATGACTTTTTCCCAGAGCTTGAGCAAATTGACTTCTCTACGAAGTTAGTTGCTATCTTTGGTTGTGGTGACCAAGAAGACTACGCAGAGTACTTCTGTGATGCGATGGGTACCGTACGTGACATCGTAGAATCAAAAGGCGGCACTATCCTAGGTCATACATCGACTGAAGGCTATGAATTCGAAGCATCTAAAGCGCTGGTAGAAGGTGATGATAGTCAGTTCGTTGGTCTGTGTATCGATGAAGACCGTCAACCAGAGTTAACAGATGAGCGCGTTGAGAGCTGGGTAAAACAGATTTACGAAGAGATGTGTTTAGCTGAGCTTGAAGGCTAA